From the Nymphalis io chromosome 1, ilAglIoxx1.1, whole genome shotgun sequence genome, one window contains:
- the LOC126769577 gene encoding uncharacterized protein LOC126769577 produces MGGSQSSRKLSVDNENAIQVSQEALDRIQAQLNAKQAEQPASRPQYAPPPYYDTQKQNDYAAEEAYWARRIENLKRAHEKINSGMHLEYQKTLKEANDLFDLVQADKVVNKLPPCQEEKGKMLECYSSNPDKSLLCSVLVNEFNDCVCRSRIAAVSASS; encoded by the exons atggGTGGTTCTCAAAGCTCTAGAAAATTGAGTGTTGACAATGAAAATGCCATACAAGTGTCCCAAGAAGCCTTAGATCGCATACAAGCGCAGCTAAACGCTAAA caaGCCGAACAGCCTGCGTCTCGACCTCAATATGCCCCGCCTCCTTATTACGATACACAAAAACAAAACGACTATGCAGCTGAGGAAGCATATTGGGCTCGACGTATAGAAAACTTAAAACGAGCCCATGAAAAGATTAATAGTGGTATGCATTTAGAGTACCAAAAAACACTTAAAGAAGCAAATGATTTGTTTGATCTAGTACAAGCAGACAAAGTTGTTAATAAGTTACCACCTTGTCAGGAAGAAAAAGGAAAG ATGCTAGAGTGCTACAGCTCAAATCCTGACAAGTCACTTCTGTGTTCAGTGCTAGTGAATGAATTTAATGACTGTGTATGCAGAAGCAGAATTGCTGCAGTTTCAGCGTCATCCTGA
- the LOC126769602 gene encoding uncharacterized protein LOC126769602, whose product MAAQDKNHCVDEKKKQVPLYPGFPELARSDVSIYPSYTKLALAYRVVCRHRYHWAKVDQRRQFMNELHSFEKLQANALDGVRVHREFSQGILSHKIPPRRYIQKLTPDPLTSHQRMRIEEIISGQINFSQK is encoded by the exons ATGGCAGCACAAGACAAAAATCATTGTGTTGATGAGAAAAAAAAGCAAGTGCCTCTTTATCCAGGATTTCCAGAACTTGCTAGATCTGATGTCAGCATATACCCATCATATACCAAGCTAGCTTTGGCTTA TCGTGTCGTTTGTCGTCATCGTTACCATTGGGCAAAGGTTGATCAACGTCGCCAGTTTATGAATGAACTACACAGCTTTGAAAAGTTACAAGCAAATGCCTTAGATGGAGTTCGAGTTCACCGAGAGTTTTCTCAGGGTATCTTATCACATAAAATACCTCCAAGACGCTATATACAGAAGCTAACCCCTGATCCTTTGACTTCTCACCAAAGAATGAGGATTGAAGAAATTATTAGCGGACAAATCAATTTCAGCCAAAAGtaa